The proteins below are encoded in one region of Leptospira montravelensis:
- a CDS encoding SAM-dependent methyltransferase — MSETEYYRSQTYQEYLLSSHRRELCPPEDVYAFFNWKGLNNLVDFGSGLGFYFTEFRKWFPDVWIWAAECQQEIIDMILRRKLMEGIEQLTPFHIDQSDHPLLPEWVPVPEIIFASLSLSTFPNPGLAMDGLIRSMKAGGRLFIVDWSKTESGFGPKINEKISMDKMKFLAEEYKLEVTKSGRISEHFYGMEVKASSSFIYGYYDLKEEEDEDSAVFKQ, encoded by the coding sequence ATGTCCGAAACGGAATACTACCGTTCTCAAACTTACCAAGAATATTTACTCTCAAGCCATAGGCGAGAGTTATGCCCACCTGAAGATGTATATGCGTTTTTCAATTGGAAGGGATTAAATAACCTCGTGGATTTTGGAAGTGGACTTGGATTTTACTTCACTGAATTTAGAAAGTGGTTTCCCGATGTTTGGATTTGGGCAGCCGAATGCCAACAAGAGATTATCGATATGATTTTACGGCGTAAACTCATGGAAGGCATTGAACAACTTACTCCTTTCCACATTGACCAGTCCGACCACCCCCTACTTCCAGAATGGGTTCCTGTTCCAGAAATCATATTTGCTTCTCTTTCCCTTTCAACATTTCCTAACCCTGGTTTGGCGATGGATGGACTCATTCGCTCTATGAAAGCTGGTGGGCGACTTTTTATAGTAGATTGGTCAAAAACGGAATCAGGCTTTGGTCCTAAAATTAATGAAAAAATCTCTATGGATAAAATGAAATTTCTAGCAGAAGAATACAAATTAGAAGTTACAAAATCAGGTAGAATTTCAGAACATTTTTATGGAATGGAAGTGAAAGCAAGTTCCAGTTTTATTTATGGATATTACGATCTAAAAGAAGAGGAAGATGAAGACAGCGCTGTCTTCAAACAATAA